The proteins below are encoded in one region of Lactuca sativa cultivar Salinas chromosome 3, Lsat_Salinas_v11, whole genome shotgun sequence:
- the LOC111888322 gene encoding paired amphipathic helix protein Sin3-like 4 isoform X2, which produces MKRSRDDDDAYSSPQFKRPLISEQSKHKGSTHKLTTNDALTYLEKVKDIFQNEKEKYEEFLKVMKDFKTQRIDTTGVIARVKELFKGHQDLLLGFNPFLPKGFQITLPLDDEQHHVKKPLEIEEAILFVNKIKMRFQGQDHVYKYFLDTLNKYKKENKSIKEVHQEVAALLNDQQDLLKEFTNFLPDSSHTECKVNVDQPDPDHEKACTIPDKENKAHGEKQKDTSEDTEQREHDQDDKDCDVTHHFTQNKPPRTLEDSVAELFHQDVHGQMLCLREKVKERLSNSDDYQSFLKCIAEYCTESITRPQLQSRVNSLLGAYPDLVEEVNEFIDRSEKTRSLWSDGHLPGVIKGNDGGKDGNSDGDEMDKNSSAIKEKYLTKSIQELDLSDCECCTPSYRLLPKNYPIPSASQRTKIGYEVLNDHWVSVTSGSEDYSFKHMRKNQYEESLFRCEDDRFELDMLLESVNVTAKRVEELLDRINDNSIKKTENVVHIEDFTAINLRCIGRLYGDHGLDVMDVLRKNASLALPVILHRLKQKQEEWLRCRSDTKKVWAEIYAKNYHKSLDHRSFYFKQQDSKSLSAKALLAEIKETSEEKSIDDHILQSIAPGKKQNNIPHQEFKYSDLIIHEDLYQLMKYSVTQSASSEQTDKSVKIWTTFVEPMLGVPPRSTSTVDQAKTTNRGSSMRSNDNININNNGVKENGEFSPNGDFKRGSSRRSLDDNSENAFDSGSESADAEDHSPYVDHGNNGGSDGVVDALGDDTCPFSEHILKRVKPLMLHVPESLQSKEKKSRVFYGNDDFYVFFRLHQILYSRLEEAKEKSLVEKWRGSNDATPNDSYARFLDLLYSFLDGAIDSAKYEDECRAVLGTWSFPVFTLDKLIDKLTKLLLAIATDEVNNKLLDLYAYENLRKGERFVDELYNANASVIVNDSKIFRFECSSIPETYRHTRLTIQIINFAYEKSEPPASLMDPNFAAYLNTQLLSVDHRRKRHRIFLKRNKRKNGCGDDDSAMAKAMEGFHIVNGLEFKIAAFTYKVYYVMGTSDSLVRKGRKRVNNNNRMVSREVGNGNISISNAHSLKALKFLKFLFSRIQSMGT; this is translated from the exons ATGAAGCGGTCTAGAGATGACGATGATGCTTACAGCAGCCCTCAGTTCAAGCGGCCATTGATTTCTGAACA ATCCAAGCACAAAGGCAGCACTCATAAATTGACGACTAATGATGCCCTAACATATCTAGAGAAAGTTAAAGATATATTCCAAAATGAAAAGGAAAAATATGAAGAGTTTCTTAAAGTCATGAAAGATTTCAAGACCCAAAG AATTGACACCACAGGTGTCATAGCACGGGTGAAGGAATTGTTCAAAGGGCACCAGGACCTACTTTTGGGTTTCAATCCCTTTCTTCCAAAGGGATTTCAGATCACCCTCCCACTAGATGATGAACAACACCATGTTAAGAAGCCTTTGGAGATTGAAGAAGCCATTCTATTTGTAAACAAAATTAAG ATGAGATTTCAAGGTCAAGACCATGTGTACAAATATTTTCTTGATACTTTGAATAAGtacaaaaaagaaaacaaatcCATCAAGGAAGTTCACCAAGAG GTTGCTGCTCTTCTTAATGATCAACAAGACCTGCTAAAGGAGTTCACCAATTTCTTACCTGATTCTTCTCATACTGAATGCAAAGTCAACGTTGACCAGCCTGATCCAGATCATGAAAAAGCATGTACTATACCTGATAAAGAGAATAAGGCACATGGTGAGAAACAAAAAGACACATCAGAAGACACAGAACAAAGAGAACACGATCAAGATGATAAAGATTGTGATGTGACACATCATTTCACTCAAAATAAACCCCCACGTACTCTTGAAGACTCTGTAGCTGAACTCTTTCATCAAG ATGTACATGGACAAATGCTTTGTCTTCGTGAGAAGGTGAAGGAAAGATTGAGCAACTCAGATGATTACCAGTCATTCTTGAAGTGCATTGCAGAGTATTGCACAGAAAGTATCACTCGGCCACAACTGCAATCAAGG gtAAATAGTTTGCTTGGAGCATATCCGGATCTTGTGGAAGAAGTCAATGAGTTTATAGATCGCAGTGAAAAGACAA GATCTTTATGGAGTGATGGACATTTACCTGGAGTAATAAAGGGTAATGATGGGGGTAAAGATGGAAATTCTGATGGAGATGAAATGGACAAGAATAGTTCAGCCATCAAGGAGAAGTATCTAACAAAATCGATTCAAGAACTTGACCTTTCTGACTGTGAATGCTGCACTCCAAGTTATCGCCTTTTACCAAAAAAC TACCCAATTCCTTCAGCAAGCCAAAGAACAAAGATTGGTTATGAGGTGTTGAATGATCATTGGGTGTCTGTTACTTCTGGAAgcgaagattattctttcaaacaCATGCGTAAAAACCAATATGAAGAAAGCTTATTTCGATGTGAAGATGACAG ATTTGAACTGGACATGTTACTAGAATCAGTGAATGTAACAGCAAAACGTGTGGAAGAACTATTAGACAGGATTAATGATAATTCGATTAAGAAGACAGAGAATGTGGTTCATATAGAAGACTTTACAGCTATAAATCTGAGATGCATTGGGCGTTTATATGGTGATCATGGGCTTGATGTGATGGATGTATTAAGAAAGAATGCATCTCTTGCTTTACCAGTTATATTACATCGTTTGAAACAGAAGCAAGAAGAATGGCTGAGGTGTCGATCCGATACTAAAAAAGTTTGGGCTGAAATTTATGCTAAAAATTATCATAAATCACTCGATCATCGTAGCTTTTATTTCAAACAACAAGATTCAAAGAGCTTGAGTGCTAAAG CTTTATTGGCTGAAATTAAGGAAACAAGTGAAGAAAAGTCTATAGATGATCATATCCTTCAGTCTATTGCTCCTggaaaaaaacaaaacaatattCCACATCAAGAATTTAAGTACTCTGATTTAATCATCCATGAAGATTTATATCAACTCATGAAATATTCTGTCACACAAAGTGCTTCCTCTGAACAAACGGATAAATCCGTGAAGATCTGGACTACTTTTGTTGAGCCTATGCTTGGTGTTCCTCCTCGGTCAACATCCACAGTTGACCAAGCAAAAACAACCAATCGTGGTTCTTCCATGAGATCCAATGATAACATTAACATTAACAACAATGGTGTTAAAGAGAATGGTGAATTTTCACCAAATGGAGATTTTAAAAGGGGTAGTAGCCGAAGGTCATTAGATGATAATAGTGAGAACGCTTTTGATTCAGGAAGTGAATCCGCTGATGCGGAGGATCACTCCCCGTATGTAGACCATGGTAACAATGGTGGGAGTGATGGTGTGGTGGACGCATTGGGTGACGACACCTGTCCGTTTTCtgaacatattttgaaaagagtgaAACCGCTTATGCTTCATGTTCCTGAATCTTTGCAAAGTAAAGAAAAAAAGTCGAGGGTGTTTTACGGAAATGATGACTTTTATGTTTTCTTCAGACTTCATCAA ATATTGTACTCAAGGCTAGAGGAGGCAAAGGAAAAGTCTCTAGTTGAAAAATGGAGGGGTTCAAATGATGCAACACCTAATGATTCATACGCTAg aTTCTTGGATCTACTGTATAGTTTTCTTGATGGTGCTATCGACAGTGCAAAATATGAAGATGAATGTCGGGCTGTTCTTGGCACGTGGTCGTTTCCTGTCTTCACATTAGACAAACTGATCGACAAGCTTACAAAATTG CTGCTAGCGATTGCAACGGATGAGGTTAATAACAAGCTTCTTGATCTTTATGCGTATGAGAATTTGAGAAAAGGGGAGAGATTTGTGGATGAACTTTATAATGCAAATGCAAGTGTGATTGTTAATGACTCAAAGATCTTCCGGTTTGAGTGT tcATCTATCCCTGAAACATATAGACATACGCGATTAACTATACAAATAATAAACTTTGCATATGAAAAATCTGAACCTCCAGCTTCTTTGATGGACCCAAATTTTGCAGCATATTTAAACACTCAACTCCTTTCAGTTGATCATAGGAGAAAGAGGCACAGGATCTTCTTGAAGAG GAACAAGAGAAAAAATGGGTGTGGAGATGATGACTCAGCAATGGCAAAGGCCATGGAAGGTTTTCATATAGTCAATGGGCTTGAGTTCAAGATAGCTGCCTTTACATATAAG GTGTACTATGTTATGGGTACATCGGATTCTTTGGTGCGAAAGGGAAGAAAAAGGGTGAACAATAATAATCGTATGGTGTCTCGTGAAGTTGGTAATGgtaatatttcaatttcaaatgcTCATTCTCTTAAAGCATTGAAGTTCCTTAAGTTTTTGTTCTCAAGGATTCAATCCATGGGAACATGA
- the LOC111888322 gene encoding paired amphipathic helix protein Sin3-like 4 isoform X1, translating to MVDGDLFTGMKRSRDDDDAYSSPQFKRPLISEQSKHKGSTHKLTTNDALTYLEKVKDIFQNEKEKYEEFLKVMKDFKTQRIDTTGVIARVKELFKGHQDLLLGFNPFLPKGFQITLPLDDEQHHVKKPLEIEEAILFVNKIKMRFQGQDHVYKYFLDTLNKYKKENKSIKEVHQEVAALLNDQQDLLKEFTNFLPDSSHTECKVNVDQPDPDHEKACTIPDKENKAHGEKQKDTSEDTEQREHDQDDKDCDVTHHFTQNKPPRTLEDSVAELFHQDVHGQMLCLREKVKERLSNSDDYQSFLKCIAEYCTESITRPQLQSRVNSLLGAYPDLVEEVNEFIDRSEKTRSLWSDGHLPGVIKGNDGGKDGNSDGDEMDKNSSAIKEKYLTKSIQELDLSDCECCTPSYRLLPKNYPIPSASQRTKIGYEVLNDHWVSVTSGSEDYSFKHMRKNQYEESLFRCEDDRFELDMLLESVNVTAKRVEELLDRINDNSIKKTENVVHIEDFTAINLRCIGRLYGDHGLDVMDVLRKNASLALPVILHRLKQKQEEWLRCRSDTKKVWAEIYAKNYHKSLDHRSFYFKQQDSKSLSAKALLAEIKETSEEKSIDDHILQSIAPGKKQNNIPHQEFKYSDLIIHEDLYQLMKYSVTQSASSEQTDKSVKIWTTFVEPMLGVPPRSTSTVDQAKTTNRGSSMRSNDNININNNGVKENGEFSPNGDFKRGSSRRSLDDNSENAFDSGSESADAEDHSPYVDHGNNGGSDGVVDALGDDTCPFSEHILKRVKPLMLHVPESLQSKEKKSRVFYGNDDFYVFFRLHQILYSRLEEAKEKSLVEKWRGSNDATPNDSYARFLDLLYSFLDGAIDSAKYEDECRAVLGTWSFPVFTLDKLIDKLTKLLLAIATDEVNNKLLDLYAYENLRKGERFVDELYNANASVIVNDSKIFRFECSSIPETYRHTRLTIQIINFAYEKSEPPASLMDPNFAAYLNTQLLSVDHRRKRHRIFLKRNKRKNGCGDDDSAMAKAMEGFHIVNGLEFKIAAFTYKVYYVMGTSDSLVRKGRKRVNNNNRMVSREVGNGNISISNAHSLKALKFLKFLFSRIQSMGT from the exons ATGGTTGACGGTGATCTGTTTACAG GGATGAAGCGGTCTAGAGATGACGATGATGCTTACAGCAGCCCTCAGTTCAAGCGGCCATTGATTTCTGAACA ATCCAAGCACAAAGGCAGCACTCATAAATTGACGACTAATGATGCCCTAACATATCTAGAGAAAGTTAAAGATATATTCCAAAATGAAAAGGAAAAATATGAAGAGTTTCTTAAAGTCATGAAAGATTTCAAGACCCAAAG AATTGACACCACAGGTGTCATAGCACGGGTGAAGGAATTGTTCAAAGGGCACCAGGACCTACTTTTGGGTTTCAATCCCTTTCTTCCAAAGGGATTTCAGATCACCCTCCCACTAGATGATGAACAACACCATGTTAAGAAGCCTTTGGAGATTGAAGAAGCCATTCTATTTGTAAACAAAATTAAG ATGAGATTTCAAGGTCAAGACCATGTGTACAAATATTTTCTTGATACTTTGAATAAGtacaaaaaagaaaacaaatcCATCAAGGAAGTTCACCAAGAG GTTGCTGCTCTTCTTAATGATCAACAAGACCTGCTAAAGGAGTTCACCAATTTCTTACCTGATTCTTCTCATACTGAATGCAAAGTCAACGTTGACCAGCCTGATCCAGATCATGAAAAAGCATGTACTATACCTGATAAAGAGAATAAGGCACATGGTGAGAAACAAAAAGACACATCAGAAGACACAGAACAAAGAGAACACGATCAAGATGATAAAGATTGTGATGTGACACATCATTTCACTCAAAATAAACCCCCACGTACTCTTGAAGACTCTGTAGCTGAACTCTTTCATCAAG ATGTACATGGACAAATGCTTTGTCTTCGTGAGAAGGTGAAGGAAAGATTGAGCAACTCAGATGATTACCAGTCATTCTTGAAGTGCATTGCAGAGTATTGCACAGAAAGTATCACTCGGCCACAACTGCAATCAAGG gtAAATAGTTTGCTTGGAGCATATCCGGATCTTGTGGAAGAAGTCAATGAGTTTATAGATCGCAGTGAAAAGACAA GATCTTTATGGAGTGATGGACATTTACCTGGAGTAATAAAGGGTAATGATGGGGGTAAAGATGGAAATTCTGATGGAGATGAAATGGACAAGAATAGTTCAGCCATCAAGGAGAAGTATCTAACAAAATCGATTCAAGAACTTGACCTTTCTGACTGTGAATGCTGCACTCCAAGTTATCGCCTTTTACCAAAAAAC TACCCAATTCCTTCAGCAAGCCAAAGAACAAAGATTGGTTATGAGGTGTTGAATGATCATTGGGTGTCTGTTACTTCTGGAAgcgaagattattctttcaaacaCATGCGTAAAAACCAATATGAAGAAAGCTTATTTCGATGTGAAGATGACAG ATTTGAACTGGACATGTTACTAGAATCAGTGAATGTAACAGCAAAACGTGTGGAAGAACTATTAGACAGGATTAATGATAATTCGATTAAGAAGACAGAGAATGTGGTTCATATAGAAGACTTTACAGCTATAAATCTGAGATGCATTGGGCGTTTATATGGTGATCATGGGCTTGATGTGATGGATGTATTAAGAAAGAATGCATCTCTTGCTTTACCAGTTATATTACATCGTTTGAAACAGAAGCAAGAAGAATGGCTGAGGTGTCGATCCGATACTAAAAAAGTTTGGGCTGAAATTTATGCTAAAAATTATCATAAATCACTCGATCATCGTAGCTTTTATTTCAAACAACAAGATTCAAAGAGCTTGAGTGCTAAAG CTTTATTGGCTGAAATTAAGGAAACAAGTGAAGAAAAGTCTATAGATGATCATATCCTTCAGTCTATTGCTCCTggaaaaaaacaaaacaatattCCACATCAAGAATTTAAGTACTCTGATTTAATCATCCATGAAGATTTATATCAACTCATGAAATATTCTGTCACACAAAGTGCTTCCTCTGAACAAACGGATAAATCCGTGAAGATCTGGACTACTTTTGTTGAGCCTATGCTTGGTGTTCCTCCTCGGTCAACATCCACAGTTGACCAAGCAAAAACAACCAATCGTGGTTCTTCCATGAGATCCAATGATAACATTAACATTAACAACAATGGTGTTAAAGAGAATGGTGAATTTTCACCAAATGGAGATTTTAAAAGGGGTAGTAGCCGAAGGTCATTAGATGATAATAGTGAGAACGCTTTTGATTCAGGAAGTGAATCCGCTGATGCGGAGGATCACTCCCCGTATGTAGACCATGGTAACAATGGTGGGAGTGATGGTGTGGTGGACGCATTGGGTGACGACACCTGTCCGTTTTCtgaacatattttgaaaagagtgaAACCGCTTATGCTTCATGTTCCTGAATCTTTGCAAAGTAAAGAAAAAAAGTCGAGGGTGTTTTACGGAAATGATGACTTTTATGTTTTCTTCAGACTTCATCAA ATATTGTACTCAAGGCTAGAGGAGGCAAAGGAAAAGTCTCTAGTTGAAAAATGGAGGGGTTCAAATGATGCAACACCTAATGATTCATACGCTAg aTTCTTGGATCTACTGTATAGTTTTCTTGATGGTGCTATCGACAGTGCAAAATATGAAGATGAATGTCGGGCTGTTCTTGGCACGTGGTCGTTTCCTGTCTTCACATTAGACAAACTGATCGACAAGCTTACAAAATTG CTGCTAGCGATTGCAACGGATGAGGTTAATAACAAGCTTCTTGATCTTTATGCGTATGAGAATTTGAGAAAAGGGGAGAGATTTGTGGATGAACTTTATAATGCAAATGCAAGTGTGATTGTTAATGACTCAAAGATCTTCCGGTTTGAGTGT tcATCTATCCCTGAAACATATAGACATACGCGATTAACTATACAAATAATAAACTTTGCATATGAAAAATCTGAACCTCCAGCTTCTTTGATGGACCCAAATTTTGCAGCATATTTAAACACTCAACTCCTTTCAGTTGATCATAGGAGAAAGAGGCACAGGATCTTCTTGAAGAG GAACAAGAGAAAAAATGGGTGTGGAGATGATGACTCAGCAATGGCAAAGGCCATGGAAGGTTTTCATATAGTCAATGGGCTTGAGTTCAAGATAGCTGCCTTTACATATAAG GTGTACTATGTTATGGGTACATCGGATTCTTTGGTGCGAAAGGGAAGAAAAAGGGTGAACAATAATAATCGTATGGTGTCTCGTGAAGTTGGTAATGgtaatatttcaatttcaaatgcTCATTCTCTTAAAGCATTGAAGTTCCTTAAGTTTTTGTTCTCAAGGATTCAATCCATGGGAACATGA